The genomic interval CATCAAAGTTGGGATTGGACAGTTGAAATCGTACCACCCCAAACAGATGACTATACACGGTAGGCGATTCTGATAAAAAGCCCCACAGCAGTTGTCGCATACCGTTTTTGCCAAAGACGCGCGCTAATTTATCACTCACCCGTAAGGTTTTGGCTTCATCGGTGGCGACGGTGACAGTGGCTTGCCAAAAATTGGGCACTACTTCATGCTCGGCTTGAATGGTCACAATCGGGGTGTGCTGCCAGCCATTCTCATAGATGGTGAACACACACGTGAGCCACCCTTCAAAGCTGCCATCAAAGATTAAAATGGGGGTCTCAGCCGTCACTAAATCCATAAATGATTGACCTTTTGCACAGTGGACTTTAAAACCTTAATTTTAAAAGATTGATTTTAAAAAATTAAGTCTAAAATAATAATGCTAAAACAACGCCAATTGACCATGCCGCTCGGCTTTGAATTTGGTTTGGGTCTGCGCCAGTACATAATCGCGAAAATTATCCTGCGTTAAATGACTTAAATGCTCATTGCGACCTTTGAGTGCGATAAAGTATTTGGCACGGTTTACGGCAGCGCCCATTTGCTTGAGATGATCGAGCGTCAAAGTCGAAAATTTTCGTGCCTGAACAATTTTTTTGGCGGTTCGGGTGCCAATCCCAGGAATACGCACAATCATTTTGTAGGGCGCGGTTTGGATATTGACGGGGAAATGTGACTTATTACGAATCGCCCAAGCCAATTTGGGGTCACAGTCCAAATCCAAAAACGGATGGTCATCGGGTAGAATTTCTTCTGCTTCAAATCCATAAAAACGCATGAGCCAATCCGCTTGATACAAGCGATTTTCTCGCACCATCGGCACAGCGGTACCCATGGCGGGCAAGCGATTGTCACTGAGCATAGGCACATACCCTGAATAGTACACCCGTTTTAGGTCGTATTCTTGATAAAAATGGCTCGATAAACGGATAATTTGTAAATCGGTCTCTTGCGCTGCGCCCACAATCAGCTGGGTACTTTGACCCGCTGGGGTAAATTTTGGGGTATGTTTGTGTTGCTTTTTACTGTCTTTAAACACCACGATTTGTTCTTGCACCACTTTCATTGGCGCTTTCATATCGTCATGGTTTTTTTCAGGGGCGAGCAATGCCAAGCCTGATTTGGTGGGGATTTCCATATTGACGCTTAAGCGATCGGCATACAATCCTGCTTCCTGCATCAGCTCAGCAGACGCACCCGGAATGGTTTTTAGATGAATATAGCCATTGAATTTGTGCGCAAGACGCAAGGTTTTGGCGACACGAACCAATCGCTCCATGGTATAGTCGGGCGATTTAAAAATCCCTGAGCTTAAAAACAAGCCTTCAATATAGTTGCGCCGATAAAACTGCATGGTCAAATCAACCACTTCTTCGACAGTAAATGCTGCGCGCGGCGTATCGTGACTGCGCCTTGAGGTGCAATACGCGCAATCGTAAATACAATGATTGGTAAACAATATTTTTAATAAGGAAACACAGCGGCCATCTTCGGTATAGCTATGACAAATACCCGAGTTGGCGGTGCCGAGTCCTTTGTTATGATTGTCACGTTTGCTACCACTTGATGAACAGGAAACATCATATTTGGCAGCATCCGCTAAGATGGCTAATTTGTCTTGCAATCTTTCATAATTCATCGCGTAAACCTTGCATATCTCATATATCAGCGGATAAAAACATAAAAAATAGGTTGCAAAATTAAACTTAAGATGAGTATTTTACCTTATCAGCGGCTAAAAATACGGTTAAAAAAAAGCAAGACGACAACGTGTGACGTCTTGCTTTTGGTAGATTAACTAATTAGTGGCTATTTAGTTACTATGAATTACGAATTACGGATTAACGATAATAGCCGGTGCGGTCGTGACAGGCACGGTGGTCATTGTCGCTACCGCAGGCGTTGATGCCGGTAGCAATACGGGGGTTGTCGTGGTAGTAGAAACAACCGTAGCAGGTTTTGACACGGTTACTGTCGCGCCTGAGCCAGTTTGTACCGTCACTGGGGTGGTGGTATTGACATTCGATGTTGATACTACAGTGGTACTAGGTAGTGTTGTAATAGGCGCTGTTGTTAATACAGGGGCTGTGGTAGTGACGACAGGCGTAGAGGTAGAGGTAGAGGTAGAGACAGTGCGATAGGTCGGCGTGGTGACAATTTGTGTCGGGTAAAATGGCATACCGTCAACGATGGTAAATCCATTGGGGCGAACCATTACTGTATCGCTAGTGCCATCGCTATGTTGATTGACAATCGTTGTGGTTTTTGGCGCCACGCGGGTTGTGGTTACTGTTGTTGTTTTTTTGGTGGCGGCTTTAACGGTGCGCGCATGACTCGGCGTTGCCACGGCACTCATGGCAATCACCACAACAGTCGCGGCAACGATTTGGGATTTTTTTATAGCAGTCATCATCATGTTATGTTTCCTCAAAAATACACACGGAATTAATGAAATTATTATGCGCATATTATTGATAGAAATATAAGTTATAAATGTAAATAACACGGAAAATTTGCAATTTATGCGATAACTGCTGTGAAAAAATGTAACTGCATGGGTAGGTTAACTCATCAAATAGGACACTTTGATAGGCTTAAAAATTTGTCAGGTAAAGCGCTTAGACCAGCAAAAAAATAGGCGTGACGGTTGTTTTATTGGGTTACAAGGTTTATCCTTATCCGTTGACATTGAATATTTGGGCAATGCCACGTTAGCGTAAATTTTTTAGCAGTCAAACTTATCAATTAAATGTAGGAGCTATTCATGTTTTCACATGTAGAACCGTATGCAGGTGACCCGATTTTGGGATTGATGGACAAGCATAAACAAGACCCACGTGCCGACAAAGTGAATTTGGGTGTGGGTGTATATTTTGATAATGACGGTAAATTACCCGTCCTCAACTGTGTGCAAAAAGCTGAAGCACAAATCGCTAATCCACCAAAACCCCGTCCCTATCTGCCAATGGACGGTCTGCCAGGTTATCGCGCCGCTTGCCAAAACCTATTGTTTGGTAAAGACGCACAAGTATTAAAAGACAAGCGTGTGGCAACCACAGCGACCATCGGTGGTTCAGGCGCGCTCAAAGTCGGGGCTGATTTTATTCATGCTTGGTTTCCACAAGCCAAATGCTATGTGTCTGACCCAACGTGGGCAAACCATATTGGTATCTTTGAAGGGTCTTGTTTTGCGGTGGGCAAATATCCCTATTATGATGCAGCGACCAATGGCATCAAATTTGATGAACTCATTGCTTTCTTAAACACCTTGCAAGCCCATGATGTGGTGTTGCTGCATCCTTGTTGTCATAACCCAACGGGCGTTGACTTGACCCAAGCGCAATGGGATAAAGTGCTTGAAGTGGTAAAAGCGAAAAACTTGCTTGCCTTTATGGATATTGCCTATCAAGGCTTTGGTGAAGACATGGATGCAGATGTCTATGCGATTCGCAAAGCAGTGGACATGGGCTTGTTGTTCTTTGTCAGTAACTCATTCTCAAAAAATCTATCACTGTATGGTGAACGCGTTGGCGGTTTATCTGTGGTGTGTAAAGACGAAGCACAAGCCAAAGCGGTGCAAGGTCAATTGCAGTTCAATATCCGCCGCATTTACTCAAGCCCACCTTCACACGGCGGTCACGTGGTTGATATCGTGATGAATGACGAAGCGTTATTCAATGAATGGGTAGAAGAAGTGTATGTGATGCGCGATCGTATCAAAGAGATGCGCCAAAAACTGCGTGACAGTTTAGAGGCCAAATTACCCGGTCGCAGTTTTGAATATATCACCAAGCAAAACGGTATGTTTAGCTATACTGGTCTCACCCCTGAGCAAGTAGCGCGCATTATCAAAGATTTTGGTATCTATATGGTCGCTAATGGGCGTATCTCGGTTGCCGGTCTAAACGCTAGCAATATCGACTATGTAGCCAATGCCATGGCAGAAGTGTTAAAAGACTAAGCGTATTAAATGCGCTTATTAAATAAGCCTGTTAAAAAATTAAGATAGCTTAAATCACCAAAACCCTTAACCGCGTGTTAGGGGTTTTTTTATAGTGACAGCGTTTTTGACACAGCTTTGGTAAGATTGTAGAAATATTTTTGAGGGTTGTTAATTAAATCGCCACAAAAAACCTTGCTTTTGGTATCGGCTTTTGCTGAGATACCGATTACAATAATTTTAATAAAAATAGGATATCTTTTATGGTCGCCCACAACCCCATACCCAATTTTCAAACCTCAACTGATTCTACGCCGCCATCCATCTCGCAAGCCATCACTCCCCAGTTTCGAGAAATCGACTACGGCAATAACGTTGCCCAGCGTACCCTGTGCGTTTTGGTGTTGGATTTGTCAGGCTCAATGGCGATACGCTCAGGCAATGGCGACAAACGCCGTATCGATATGCTCAATGAAGGGATTGAAGCGTTTTATCATGATTTGATGAAAGATGAAACAGCACGTAACCGTGTGCGTTTAGCCATTGTCATCGTGGGCGGGGTCAATGACACTGCAGAGCTGATGATGGATTGGACAGATGCGATTGATTTTTTCCCCATTAAATTTCGTGAAAATGGCATGACGCCGCTCGGGCAAGGTATGTTACTTGCGCTCAATTTGATTGAGCAAGAGCGTATCAATCTACGCGACAACGGTATCAATTATACCCGTCCTTGGGTTATTGCCATGACGGATGGTCTGCCCACCGACAGCCAAGATGTGTGGCAGGCGGCTATCAACCAATGTCACCAAGCCGAGCAAAATAATCAATGTATTATTTATCCGATTGCCATTGATGCGGGCGTGCAAGAAGTTAAGATGCTCAAGCAACTGTCGATTTTAACCCCGCCCGTGCATCTCAACTCCGTTAAATTTGTCGAATTTTTTGTGTGGTTGTCCGCGAGTCTTAAGACCGTGTCACAATCTGCGCCTGGAGAAACCGTGCAATTAGGGAGTATCTCACCGTGGGCGACCATTCAAAGTTGAGGGTAAAGACAATCACCTGCAACGCTCATGATAATAAAAAAACCTAAAAAAAATTGGGGATAATGATGAACCAAACCACGGATTTGTTCGCGCAATCATCGCAATCATCAGTCCAACCATCTTGGCAAGTGTATGGCGCATCCAGTATTGGTAAATCCCATATCGACAGCAACCTGCCCAATCAAGACAGTATCTATTTGCAAAAAACCGAACACGGTATGGTCGCTGTGGTATGTGATGGGGCGGGCTCGGCAAAATTTAGCCAAGCGGGGGCAGCGTTTTTTAGTCAATCCATTGGAAAAATGCTGCTCAGTCTCGGTGTTAGTCAGAGTGTCAGTATCAGCGGCATTGCGTTTGATTTGGTGCAAGTCAAACAGCAAATTATCGAGCAATTATCACAAATACGCCTCGACCTGCAGTCGCAGCTACCCGCTGAATCGAGCCTAAGAGATTATCATACCACCTTTACTGGGCTACTCATCCATGCTAATCATCAAGCCATATTGGTGCAAATCGGTGATAGTCCCCTTATCACCAGCCAATTTGTTGTCCGCCATCCTCACATTGATTATTTCACCAACTTGCAAGTGTACGGGGATGATAGCAAGAATGAATACGTCAATGAGACGCATTTTATCACCCAAGACAATTGGCAATCCTTTTTAAGGGTTGAGCCCATTGATTTATCGCAAGTGGACTGTCTTGCACTGATGTCGGATGGCTGTGCGGACTTGGTATTTGAAGGGGCAAGTGTTACGCCCAAAATTTACCGCCCTTTTTTTGGTAACTTGCTGTTTAATTTAACCCAAAGTCAAAGCTCACAGCAGGGCAGCGCGATTATTGAACAGGCGCTTGGCAACCCTGCAACCTATCGATTAACCGGTGATGATAAATCCTTGGTGGTGTTATTAAAAAATCAACAGCATTATCAAAACCTTGAACCGATGGTTGAGGGGCAAAATGAAAACCTAGCGAATGCACCAAATAATCCCACGGTTTGGCATACCGATGCTGTCAATCATAAAAATCCCCGTGCAACTAGCACGCCTGATGACGTAGCATTTAATGACATAAGCTCTCATAGCATCAATAACATAGCGCTTACCCCAAATCCGCACTCTGACAGTGTTGTACATACTGCTCCTGCAACTCTAGCAGCTACAGCGTCACAGGTGTTGCCCCCTTCGCAGTCCGTCAGTGACTCAACCAGACAGCGGCGTAATACCGCTATGATGGCTGGCGCCGCGATGCTCATTGGCACAGGTATATTGGGCTGGATAAATAAAGATCGATTGCTGCCCACGCAAACTGTCAACAATGCCAATACTGCGGCATCGATGGCGAGCACAACGCCCACCTCGGCCATAACGACCCCACTGACCGCGCACGCACTGGGTGATTCCTATGCCATTGACTTGAGCAAAGCCGCAGCGGTTACCGATAGTGGCAATCCGAGCGATGATCCCATCTTGAAGGTAATAATAGCCAGCCCGCAAGGTCAGTCTATCGATGTCATCGAGCAAAACTCCAAACGAACAAGCAGCGCTAAAACTAAAAACGACAATAAAAACGAAAACAAAAATAGTGTGAGTCAGCCCTTATTATCCGCCACTGTGACCACGGTGGTCGCTAATAAAAACCCAACGGTTGCCAGTGGCGCAGCGAGTACAGCGTTGCAAAAGCAAGATACCGAGCCTACTTTGGCGGCTACTTTGACCGACTCACAATTTAACAATCATGCTGTCAAACTTGCGGCTAAAGCAAGCTGCTTGCCAGTTACCGATACCCATGATTTGACAAGTTTAGGGGTCACCATCCAGCCCACCATGCATTACTACAACTGCCAAATTAGCTTGCCTATCAAATCGATAACCAGCCAAATAGCGGAATTAAGCAAAAAGACGGAAATCTTGGATAGTCTGACGCTCGATAAAGGGTTAGCAGAAATTTTAACTAGCTCTACCAGCCATACAGCAGCTACCGCCTCATCGGTTACGGGTACGGGGTTGCCTGCTAGCACGGTCAGCGATTCTAGCGGCAATCAGCAAATACAGCTATACTATTTGGGTGTTACTGACCCAGTAAATCATATGAGTGCCGCTGCTAGCACTGAGTTAGCCGCTTTACCCACCTCATCTGCCCATCTGAAGAGATAGTCCATGCCGTATTTAATTGCAAACAATCAGCGTATCACCATTGATTTGCCTATCTCTCATGAGATCGGCTCTGGCGGTATGGGCATTGTCTACCGTCTTGGTAATCTGTTAGGCACGGGCAATTTGGTGGCAAAAATCTTTAAAAATCCCACCGACCCCAAAAATCCCAGCCTTGCCAAACTACAAGCCATGATGGCGCGCCCGCCTGAGCATATTTATCAAGTGATTAATGGGGTAGGGTATACCCAGTTTGCTTGGGTGAGACATCTGATTGTCGGCGAGCATGATGAGCTCATTGGCTATGCCATGCCAGAGCTGGACTTTGATAGGTCGTTATCGCTCAATCCTTTTATGTACCCACGAGAAGCGGCAAAACTGACCGCGTATCAGCAGAGTCTCAATTATCGTGTGCAGCTGTGTGCCAATATTAGCGCCTTGATGGCGGATTTACATGGTCATGGGCATGCCTTTATTGATTTTAAAGAAGCCAATATACGCCTGATGCCAGAGCCAAGCACGGGCCTGGATGATGATTATAAAGGCTTTATCGTTGGGTTTATCGACTGTGATAGCTATCGTATTACTGGCAGTGATGGCAGCGTTTATCCCAGTCCTGTCATATCCCCTGAAATGACCAGTCCTGAATATCATGAACACAAAGATATTGGTTTATTGGATGAAAAACACGACCGTTTTGTACTGGCGATTGAGCTGTTTAAAATTTTAAACAATGGTATTCATCCGTTTTATTTTATCCCTGTGTCAGACCGATTGAAAAATGCTGCCCATCGCAACACCGACCAATTTATCAAAGAGCGGCTATATGCTTACGGCTTGCAGCCACAGCCAGAAATTGCACCGCTAAAAAACAGTATTCATGTGTGTTGGGATGACCAAACCCGTGCGATGTTTGATAAAGCGTTTTTATCTACCCATCCAACTGATCGTCCAAGCGCCGCCGAGTGGGAAAACCATCTGCGCGGATTGGTTCAACACCGCCAGTTTAAAGTGTGTGAGAATTATCCCAATGATGCCAGCCACATTCATTTTGTCGGTAAACCCTGTCATCGCTGTCTGTTTTTAACCGTACCTAACAACCCGTTAACCACGCCCGTCACGCCTGTACCTGTAATCAGCGCTGCAGCGACAACCAGCGTCTGGCAGACCACGCCCACCCGTGCTTCTGTAGCGTCAACTGCCGCGAATCACCCAAGTCATCAGTCAAATCAGCAGCCAAGCGCGGCTTTGAGCGGTTTGATGGATGATGAGACATTGGCAAATAATCGTCGGCTTGAACAATCGCTCAATACCCAGGCTAACAGTCACACGGGCATACCGAGCCAGCCCATCAATGTAGTCAGTGCAGTGAATGCAGTCGATGACACGACCCAAACACCGGCGACTCATTCAATGGCGATGCCAGATACAATGCTAGATACGATGACAGCTGCAATAACAGCACCTGCGCATCACACTGATACTACAGAGACGACACCCACTTCGCCACCGCACACAACTTCTGCCGGTGAGGTATCTGTCAAAAAGCCCTCTAAAGGGTGGCTGATAGCGATGATTGCTGCCCTAATTGCTGGCCTAGTGGCAATCGGTGGCTATGGCGTATCAACATTAAAATCCGCCTCAACACCCACAACATCACAATCCGCCACTAGCAATCAGTCCGATAATACCAAAGCGGCAAGTAGCGATGACAATTCACAAAAAAAACCGAAAAGCCAAACCAAAAGCCAAAATAGTTACACTACCATCATCAAATCGCTGCCGACTGCAAAAGCCACTATGACGCAAGCGCTTAAAGCGCACAATGGCTTTTTTGCTTCCTCGTCGCAAACTAGCGTAGCCAAGCTGTATCAAGACACGCTCGGTATTAGCCCTGAGTTTTTTGATAACGTAGTCAAGGTGGGTGAGTTTGCCGAGCCATCGCTCAAACAGCTGCAAGAGCTGGGTTACAGCCAAGATATCGATGCGACAAAGCAATACTCGATTGAAGCCTTTCATAACGCGGATATGGGATATTTTAAACAGCAGCCCACGAATAAAACGCTCGCCAAACAACTCAATGAAGCGGCAAAAAGCTATTACTGGCGCAAAAAAGACCCAAAAGCCGCCGTTTATCTTCAAGCGCAAGCGGTCAAAAACAACCCCAATCAAGGCGAATATGCGGCCAATTTCGCTTATTATTTATTTAAAAATAACTATCCTTATAGCAAATCTTTTTTGCTTTATGCGCTACAAACGCCGCGTGATAGCAGCAAATACCCCAACACTTATATGATTGAATTGGCCGCGGCAATGGCATTGCAAGCGGGTGATGACAAGGGCGCGGTGGGATCGTTATTGGCACAGTTTTATACCACGGACGATCAACAA from Moraxella osloensis carries:
- a CDS encoding putative DNA modification/repair radical SAM protein gives rise to the protein MNYERLQDKLAILADAAKYDVSCSSSGSKRDNHNKGLGTANSGICHSYTEDGRCVSLLKILFTNHCIYDCAYCTSRRSHDTPRAAFTVEEVVDLTMQFYRRNYIEGLFLSSGIFKSPDYTMERLVRVAKTLRLAHKFNGYIHLKTIPGASAELMQEAGLYADRLSVNMEIPTKSGLALLAPEKNHDDMKAPMKVVQEQIVVFKDSKKQHKHTPKFTPAGQSTQLIVGAAQETDLQIIRLSSHFYQEYDLKRVYYSGYVPMLSDNRLPAMGTAVPMVRENRLYQADWLMRFYGFEAEEILPDDHPFLDLDCDPKLAWAIRNKSHFPVNIQTAPYKMIVRIPGIGTRTAKKIVQARKFSTLTLDHLKQMGAAVNRAKYFIALKGRNEHLSHLTQDNFRDYVLAQTQTKFKAERHGQLALF
- a CDS encoding PP2C family serine/threonine-protein phosphatase is translated as MNQTTDLFAQSSQSSVQPSWQVYGASSIGKSHIDSNLPNQDSIYLQKTEHGMVAVVCDGAGSAKFSQAGAAFFSQSIGKMLLSLGVSQSVSISGIAFDLVQVKQQIIEQLSQIRLDLQSQLPAESSLRDYHTTFTGLLIHANHQAILVQIGDSPLITSQFVVRHPHIDYFTNLQVYGDDSKNEYVNETHFITQDNWQSFLRVEPIDLSQVDCLALMSDGCADLVFEGASVTPKIYRPFFGNLLFNLTQSQSSQQGSAIIEQALGNPATYRLTGDDKSLVVLLKNQQHYQNLEPMVEGQNENLANAPNNPTVWHTDAVNHKNPRATSTPDDVAFNDISSHSINNIALTPNPHSDSVVHTAPATLAATASQVLPPSQSVSDSTRQRRNTAMMAGAAMLIGTGILGWINKDRLLPTQTVNNANTAASMASTTPTSAITTPLTAHALGDSYAIDLSKAAAVTDSGNPSDDPILKVIIASPQGQSIDVIEQNSKRTSSAKTKNDNKNENKNSVSQPLLSATVTTVVANKNPTVASGAASTALQKQDTEPTLAATLTDSQFNNHAVKLAAKASCLPVTDTHDLTSLGVTIQPTMHYYNCQISLPIKSITSQIAELSKKTEILDSLTLDKGLAEILTSSTSHTAATASSVTGTGLPASTVSDSSGNQQIQLYYLGVTDPVNHMSAAASTELAALPTSSAHLKR
- a CDS encoding aromatic amino acid transaminase; the encoded protein is MFSHVEPYAGDPILGLMDKHKQDPRADKVNLGVGVYFDNDGKLPVLNCVQKAEAQIANPPKPRPYLPMDGLPGYRAACQNLLFGKDAQVLKDKRVATTATIGGSGALKVGADFIHAWFPQAKCYVSDPTWANHIGIFEGSCFAVGKYPYYDAATNGIKFDELIAFLNTLQAHDVVLLHPCCHNPTGVDLTQAQWDKVLEVVKAKNLLAFMDIAYQGFGEDMDADVYAIRKAVDMGLLFFVSNSFSKNLSLYGERVGGLSVVCKDEAQAKAVQGQLQFNIRRIYSSPPSHGGHVVDIVMNDEALFNEWVEEVYVMRDRIKEMRQKLRDSLEAKLPGRSFEYITKQNGMFSYTGLTPEQVARIIKDFGIYMVANGRISVAGLNASNIDYVANAMAEVLKD
- a CDS encoding vWA domain-containing protein, translated to MVAHNPIPNFQTSTDSTPPSISQAITPQFREIDYGNNVAQRTLCVLVLDLSGSMAIRSGNGDKRRIDMLNEGIEAFYHDLMKDETARNRVRLAIVIVGGVNDTAELMMDWTDAIDFFPIKFRENGMTPLGQGMLLALNLIEQERINLRDNGINYTRPWVIAMTDGLPTDSQDVWQAAINQCHQAEQNNQCIIYPIAIDAGVQEVKMLKQLSILTPPVHLNSVKFVEFFVWLSASLKTVSQSAPGETVQLGSISPWATIQS